TCACTGGCGTCAGGTAGCCGTCATAGCATAGCACTTGCTGCAACTGACTGAGTACTGAGGTGGTGGGAATGTGGGAAACCTGCCCGCGCACGGCCGACAGCGGCAGATACTGGGTTTGTTGCCACTCAGCTAAGCGGTGGCCAGTGGCCAGCACCATTGTAGCATGTTGTTTCGCCACCCGTGGTTGTTGGGTATCGATGGGTTGGGTACTGAGTTGCTGGAAGCTGAGCTGCCATTGCCCGTCAACATACTCTAACTGGCGCAGTTCATGTTGATAGTGGCAAGTCATCCCTTTTTGCTGAGCCAGCATTACCAGCGCTGTGGTGAGGTCTGATGGGCATAACCAGCCTCCGACTGGATAATGTATACCATCGTGGGCGCAATCTAGCCCAGCGAGCGCACTGAGCTGTTCACGGCTCATGGCTTCGGCGAATTGCACCGGCCAGCTTATTTGCAGCATTTTATCAATTTTGCCACGGCTTTTTTCATCAAATGCCAATTGGCTGACACCACACCATTGATGGTCAAAACTCACGCCTTGCGCTAGAAATTGGTCATATTGGCGGCGAGCAAAGGTAAATGCGCTGGTGAAAAAGGTTTCCAGTGCATCATCTTTACCGTTTAGCAGGGGATAGAGTGCACCTTGGCGGTTACCTGATGCACCTTGCGCTGGTTGTGTATCGGCGCAATAGAGCGTGACCTTAGCCCCACGGCGCAATAAGGCTAATGCTGTCAATGCACTGACGATGCCCCCGCCAATGATCGCGATATCATCACAATGGGCTGCTGCTGGCCGGTGGTACCAGGGCGTGGCGGGTGACTCGATGCTTTGCGGCAATCTGCCCGTGAGCATTTCACGTTTTTGCCCAAAACCTGTCACTTTAGCCACGTCGAACCCTGCTTGTTGCAAACCACGGCGAACAAATCCGGCAGCGGTAAATGTGGCAAAAGTCCCTCCCGGCCTCGCCATACGCGCCATGGCATTGAATAGCATGTCATTCCACATATCGGGGTTTTTAGCCGGGGCAAAACCATCAAGAAACCAGGCATCCACTTGATTATTCAGGCTGGCATCTAACTGGGGCAGCAAGGTATTGACATCACCAAACCACAGATCCAGAGTAATACTCCCCTGTGCCAACAGGATACGGTGGCACCCCGCAAGGGGTAATGGCCAGTGGGCGCGCAGTTGTTCGGCAAAAAACGCCAGTTCTGGCCAGCGGCCATGGGCGGCGGCCAAATCAGCCACCTGAAGCGGGTATTTTTCGAAACTGATATAGTGTAAACGTTGGAGCTTAGCACTGGCGTGTTGCTGTTTGAACTGAGCGAAATCACGCCATAACGTTAAGAAATTTAATCCGGTTCCGAAGCCCGTTTCGGCAAAAATGCAATTATCTCGCGGGTGTTGAACAAAACGTTCAGGAAAACCATTCCCCTTAAGAAAAACGTAGTGAGTCTCTTCCAGCCCATCTTCATTGGAAAAATAGATGTCACCAAACTGTTCCGATACAGGTGTACCCTGTTCATTCCAGCTTAATGTCGCGGTTTGGATTGGGGGTTGGCTCACGTTGAAAGACTCGTATCTCAAGGGGTAGGGCGATTCTAACTATGTGACCGGCCGCGTGCAAATCGTAAAATTATCTGGGTATATTACGCTGATCGGACTTGTTCGGCGTACAACTGTACGCTAAAGTGCGTTGCAAAATCCCGAATGTAAAATAAGTGGAAGAGGTATTGAATGAAGCGTGCAGTAATTACTGGCTTGGGTATTGTCTCCAGCATTGGTAATAACCAGCAGGAAGTTCTGGCATCTTTGCAGGAAGGCCGCTCTGGCATTACTTTCGCTCAGGAATTTAAAGACGCAGGTATGCGCAGCCATGTATGGGGCGATGTAAAGCTGGCATCTGAGCCTAAAGACCTCATTGATCGCAAAGTGCTGCGTTTTATGAGCGACGCCTCAATTTATGCTTTTCTTGCGATGCAAGAAGCGATAGCAGACTCTGGTCTGTCAGACGATCAGGTATCCAATTTCCGTAGCGGGCTGGTAGTGGGTTCCGGTGGTGGTTCACCCCGTAACCAGGTTGCCGGTTCTGATGCAATGCGTACCCCACGCGGCTTGAAGGGTGTTGGTCCTTATATGGTGACCAAAGCCATGGCATCCGGTGTGTCCGCGTGCCTGGCAACACCGTTCAAAATCAAAGGTGTTAACTACTCAATCAGTTCTGCCTGTGCGACATCCGCACACTGTATTGGTCATGCTTTGGAGTTAATCCAACTGGGCAAGCAGGATGTGGTGTTTGCGGGTGGTGGTGAAGAACTGTGTTGGGAAATGGCCTGTGAATTCGATGCCATGGGCGCGTTGTCGACCAAATACAATGAAACTCCGGCTAAAGCTTCCCGTACTTATGATCAAGACCGTGATGGTTTCGTCATTGCAGGTGGCGGCGGTATGGTGGTGGTAGAAGAGCTTGAGCATGCTCTGGCGCGTGGCGCACATATCTATGCTGAGATTGTTGGCTACGGCGCAACCTCTGATGGTGCTGATATGGTTGCACCATCAGGTGAAGGTGCTGTTCGT
The sequence above is drawn from the Yersinia intermedia genome and encodes:
- the mnmC gene encoding bifunctional tRNA (5-methylaminomethyl-2-thiouridine)(34)-methyltransferase MnmD/FAD-dependent 5-carboxymethylaminomethyl-2-thiouridine(34) oxidoreductase MnmC, encoding MSQPPIQTATLSWNEQGTPVSEQFGDIYFSNEDGLEETHYVFLKGNGFPERFVQHPRDNCIFAETGFGTGLNFLTLWRDFAQFKQQHASAKLQRLHYISFEKYPLQVADLAAAHGRWPELAFFAEQLRAHWPLPLAGCHRILLAQGSITLDLWFGDVNTLLPQLDASLNNQVDAWFLDGFAPAKNPDMWNDMLFNAMARMARPGGTFATFTAAGFVRRGLQQAGFDVAKVTGFGQKREMLTGRLPQSIESPATPWYHRPAAAHCDDIAIIGGGIVSALTALALLRRGAKVTLYCADTQPAQGASGNRQGALYPLLNGKDDALETFFTSAFTFARRQYDQFLAQGVSFDHQWCGVSQLAFDEKSRGKIDKMLQISWPVQFAEAMSREQLSALAGLDCAHDGIHYPVGGWLCPSDLTTALVMLAQQKGMTCHYQHELRQLEYVDGQWQLSFQQLSTQPIDTQQPRVAKQHATMVLATGHRLAEWQQTQYLPLSAVRGQVSHIPTTSVLSQLQQVLCYDGYLTPVNPANQHHCIGASYQRGDIATDFRADEQQENRDRLLRCLPHVKWPHQVDISDNQARCGVRCAIRDHLPMVGAVPDYAATLAQYQDLPRKIQRGDEIAPAPVWPELFMVGALGSRGLCSAPLVAEILAAQMFGEPQPLDAPTLAALNPNRFWIRKLLKGRPVQQRVATLS
- the fabB gene encoding beta-ketoacyl-ACP synthase I, which produces MKRAVITGLGIVSSIGNNQQEVLASLQEGRSGITFAQEFKDAGMRSHVWGDVKLASEPKDLIDRKVLRFMSDASIYAFLAMQEAIADSGLSDDQVSNFRSGLVVGSGGGSPRNQVAGSDAMRTPRGLKGVGPYMVTKAMASGVSACLATPFKIKGVNYSISSACATSAHCIGHALELIQLGKQDVVFAGGGEELCWEMACEFDAMGALSTKYNETPAKASRTYDQDRDGFVIAGGGGMVVVEELEHALARGAHIYAEIVGYGATSDGADMVAPSGEGAVRCMQMAMAGVDTPIDYMNVHGTSTPVGDVKELGAIREVFGDNTPAISSTKAMTGHSLGAAGVHEAIFSLLMVEHGFIAPSINIENLDEKAAGMNIITEPTQRELTTVMSNSFGFGGTNATLVMRKYQK